Proteins from a genomic interval of Treponema succinifaciens DSM 2489:
- the rpmG gene encoding 50S ribosomal protein L33 produces the protein MASKKKSAVEIIALQCTECKRRNYTTYKNRKNITGKLEKNKYCPFCRKEILHKETKAK, from the coding sequence ATGGCAAGCAAGAAAAAGTCAGCCGTAGAAATCATTGCATTGCAGTGCACAGAATGCAAACGCAGAAATTACACAACATACAAAAACCGCAAGAATATCACTGGCAAACTTGAAAAGAACAAGTACTGCCCGTTCTGCCGCAAGGAAATCCTTCATAAGGAAACAAAAGCCAAATAA